Proteins from one Oncorhynchus masou masou isolate Uvic2021 chromosome 12, UVic_Omas_1.1, whole genome shotgun sequence genomic window:
- the abitram gene encoding protein Abitram, translated as MEDMEHNKAPSVIDRYYTRWYKTDIKGKDCEDQCVLQHSNRICVITLAESHPILQNGRSIKSINYQISAGCSRLHNRVSGKSKRGGQFLTEFAPLCRITCTDGVEYTIYSCIRGRLLEVNEDILERPELLLGKPSTEGYIAVILPKIEESKTVTNGLLSREEYESVVSKRTKSTQPEPQPEPEPEPC; from the exons ATGGAAGACATGGAGCATAATAAGGCACCCTCTGTCATCGATCGGTATTACACtcgatggtataaaacag ATATCAAGGGCAAGGATTGTGAAGACCAGTGCGTTCTTCAGCATTCAAACAG AATCTGTGTCATCACCCTGGCAGAGAGTCACCCTATCCTTCAGAACGGGAGGTCAATCAAGAGCATCAACTATCAGATCAGTGCTGGCTGCAGTCGCCTGCATAACAGAGTGTCTGGAAAGTCAAAGAGA GGAGGACAGTTCCTCACTGAGTTCGCTCCTTTGTGTAGAATAACATGTACAGATGGTGTGGAGTACACCATTTACAG CTGCATAAGAGGTCGGCTATTGGAGGTCAATGAGGATATTCTTGAAAGACCAGAACTTTTACTGGGAAAG CCTTCCACTGAGGGATACATTGCGGTCATCCTCCCTAAAATAGAGGAGAGCAAGACGGTCACTAATGGTCTCCTTAGCAGAGAGGAGTACGAGAGCGTTGTCTCTAAACGGACCAAAAGCACCCAGCCAGAGCCACAGCcggagccagagccagagccatgCTGA